One Cyprinus carpio isolate SPL01 chromosome B25, ASM1834038v1, whole genome shotgun sequence genomic region harbors:
- the LOC109099123 gene encoding D(5)-like dopamine receptor, with the protein MNISESSAGLGTVLPLTSFENVLLFLFNVILATSIIFVNMSVFIAIVMNRSLRNENRFMYMLSTCLSDICTGVSYYYAGVMDVRDYYDSPTRTFYIALTFLGLSYMAILAAQADRYHAVSAPFKYSQRMTRNRTLLVILAYWVYGFLIAAVNNLVPIGVAKRVTFLAAFVGNIFSIIIMIGLNFRLFFIAKFQLGREPPSEERDNKRASIYLIVIVAVCFLIAWLPLFLFVIVCNFAGSSCYTFRNEGTDPLRILARLNAVTTPLLYIRGCTPLRSTIMIKVWRIPCCKSKG; encoded by the coding sequence ATGAATATCTCTGAGAGCAGTGCGGGTCTCGGAACAGTGCTGCCTCTTACTAGTTTCGAGAACGTGCTTTTGTTTCTCTTCAATGTAATTCTCGCCACCAGCATTATTTTTGTCAACATGTCCGTCTTTATCGCCATCGTGATGAACAGATCTCTGCGGAACGAGAACCGCTTCATGTACATGCTCAGCACGTGTCTCAGCGACATCTGCACGGGCGTCTCGTATTATTATGCTGGAGTTATGGATGTACGCGATTATTATGACTCCCCAACTCGCACTTTCTACATCGCCCTCACTTTTCTGGGTCTGTCCTATATGGCAATTCTGGCCGCGCAAGCGGACCGCTACCACGCGGTCTCAGCGCCTTTCAAATACTCGCAGCGCATGACTCGAAACAGAACCCTGCTGGTGATTCTGGCCTACTGGGTTTATGGTTTTCTGATAGCAGCTGTTAATAATTTGGTGCCTATAGGGGTTGCTAAAAGAGTGACGTTTCTTGCTGCTTTTGTGGGGAacattttcagtatcattatCATGATTGGGCTGAACTTCAGACTGTTCTTCATTGCTAAATTTCAGCTCGGACGCGAACCGCCGAGCGAGGAACGCGACAACAAGCGCGCGTCCATTTATCTCATCGTAATAGTAGCCGTGTGTTTTCTGATCGCGTGGTTGcccctttttctttttgttattgtgTGTAATTTTGCGGGGTCTTCATGCTATACGTTCAGAAATGAGGGCACAGACCCCCTGCGCATTTTGGCGCGTCTCAATGCAGTCACCACTCCTTTACTGTACATCAGAGGCTGTACTCCACTCAGGAGCACCATAATGATTAAAGTCTGGAGAATACCATGCTGCAAGAGTAAAGGGTAA
- the LOC109092850 gene encoding melanocortin receptor 4-like, with the protein MNISENSVLGTVLPLTSFENVLVFLFNIILATAIIFINVSVFVAIVMNRSLRSENRFMYMLSTCLSDICTGVSYYYSGVMDVRDDFESPHRTFYIVLTFLGLSYMAILAAQADRYHAVSAPFKYSQRMTRNRTLLVILAYWVYAFILVAVYNLLTTGITKAVAGLGTFVANIFSVIIMIGLNLRLFVIAKFQLEREPPSEERDNKRASIYLIIIVAVCFLIAWLPWFLFMTVCTFRGGSCYLFRNDGTDPLRILARINALITPLLYIRGCTPLRSTIMIKVWRIPCCKSKGVKPQNMEKTVD; encoded by the exons ATGAATATTTCTGAGAACAGTGTGCTCGGCACCGTGCTGCCTCTTACTAGTTTCGAGAACGTGCTCGTGTTTCTCTTTAATATAATTCTCGCCACCGCCATAATTTTTATTAACGTCTCCGTGTTTGTCGCCATCGTGATGAACAGATCCCTGCGCAGCGAGAACCGCTTCATGTACATGCTCAGCACGTGTCTCAGTGACATCTGCACGGGCGTCTCGTATTATTATTCTGGAGTTATGGATGTACGCGATGATTTTGAGTCTCCGCATCGCACTTTCTACATTGTTCTCACTTTTCTGGGTCTGTCCTATATGGCGATTCTGGCCGCGCAAGCGGACCGCTACCACGCGGTCTCAGCGCCTTTCAAATACTCGCAGCGCATGACTCGAAACAGAACCCTGCTGGTGATTCTGGCCTACTGggtttatgcttttattttagtgGCTGTTTATAATTTGTTGACTACGGGGATCACTAAGGCGGTGGCGGGCTTGGGTACTTTTGTGGCAAACATTTTTAGTGTCATTATCATGATTGGCTTGAATTTAAGGCTGTTTGTCATCGCCAAATTTCAGCTAGAACGCGAACCCCCGAGCGAGGAACGCGACAACAAGCGCGCGTCCATTTATCTCATCATAATAGTAGCCGTGTGTTTTCTGATTGCATGGCTACCGTGGTTTCTTTTTATGACTGTGTGTACTTTTAGAGGAGGTTCGtgttatttgtttagaaatgaCGGCACAGACCCCCTGCGCATTCTGGCGCGCATCAATGCGCTTATCACTCCTTTACTGTACATCAGAGGCTGTACTCCACTCAGGAGCACCATAATGATTAAAGTCTGGAGAATACCATGCTGCAAGAGTAAAGG AGTGAAGCCACAGAATATGGAGAAGACTGTAGACTAG